The following proteins come from a genomic window of Lycium ferocissimum isolate CSIRO_LF1 chromosome 4, AGI_CSIRO_Lferr_CH_V1, whole genome shotgun sequence:
- the LOC132053510 gene encoding uncharacterized protein LOC132053510 isoform X1 — MGENEGSGLLPNGLLPDAEPVIRVLELERWSRAEERTNELIGCIQPNGPSEERRNAVADYVQRLIMKCFPCQVFTFGSVPLKTYLPDGDIDLTAFSNNQTLKDTWAYQVRDMLEEEEKNENAEFRVKEVQYIQAEVKLIKCLVENIVVDISFNQLGGLCTLCFLEEVDHLINQNHLFKRSIILIKAWCYYESRILGAHHGLISTYALETLVLYIFHMFNNSFAGPLEVLYRFLEFFSNFDWDNFCVSLWGPVPINSLPDVTAEPPRKDSGELLLSKLFLDACSSVYAVFPGGQENQGQPFVSKYFNVIDPLRENNNLGRSVSKGNFYRIRSAFGFGAKRLARLLDCPEENLAHEVNQFFMNTWDRHGSGQRPDAPGADLLCLRLPTPESDLPDSEYDRVNSSGKKVNGKSSGQDDLAQSSNTESQKSYGNLRSDQTKKEVTSSQAVRSDKNQRNLRSDQTANDIQGKFVFSRTRSSPELTEGRRGNVPETAKMQPTPLRQDSRNWRKNQGSENLASQSGPSLNNDTSSIRHFPSHQSLDDSNSRSNSFNRDAVLDAPSEELSFTGGTQDEQDLVNLMAASTSLHDFNNGQVHLPFNWASAQLPFPISPSVLASMGYNQRNIPFPVIDPAFSNMQFSHGMIPPHLNHYFPGLGLSPTSEDTIDWNNENFSSMDMNSKDFWHESDAGSNVEFDPENRNYETDHKTHAVQSGFSFVPSSSARAQQKHTKEKRGPIKEEHTDDIHDVYAEERLASSRLSTTAHSSSVRSKTSSESSWDGSSSKSAKSTRGRRGNKTEPTTSYGKGKMMSDHMGTEEDDQDWNEMTEGNQVPQSIISMHIARHEYEGAQTSGSSDPIIPIAPMLIGPGSRQRMAADNSGVIAFYPTGPPVPFLTMLPVYNSPPESGTPDASTSHFGREECFDNPSEGPDHTENLNAIRGATSIEAHKSDILHSDFASHWQNLQYGRFCQNPRHPGPLVYPSPVMVPPVYLRGHFPWDGPGRPSSANMNLFTQLMSYGGPRVLPISPLQSVSNRPPNMFQHYVEDIPRYRSGTGTYLPNPKASVRDRHAPGTRRGNYNHDRNDNYGDREGNWKSRGGGRNYSRSQSEKFNSRLDRPVSSESRADRSWRHDSFPSYQSQNGPLHANSSSPSGVPPNMVYGMYPVNPNAASSNGHPVVMFDPFDQNGEQLEFGSMGQVGVNEQAQTGDGSRLKGAFEEQRFQRSSPDRPSSPHYQSRKKTEKW, encoded by the exons ATGGGAGAAAATGAGGGAAGTGGGCTATTGCCGAACGGGCTATTGCCCGATGCAGAACCGGTGATCCGAGTTCTTGAATTGGAAAGATGGTCAAGGGCTGAGGAAAGGACTAATGAGTTAATTGGTTGTATTCAGCCTAATGGACCATCCGAGGAGCGGAGAAATGCCGTTGCTGATTACGTTCAACGCCTCATCATGAAATGCTTCCCTTGTCAG GTTTTCACTTTTGGTTCAGTACCCTTGAAGACTTATCTTCCTGACGGGGACATTGATTTAACTGCCTTCAGTAATAACCAAACTTTGAAAGATACATGGGCATATCAGGTTCGGGATATGTTAGAGGAagaggagaaaaatgaaaacgCTGAATTTCGTGTCAAGGAGGTTCAGTACATTCAAGCTGAA GTGAAGTTAATAAAATGTTTAGTTGAAAATATCGTGGTTGACATATCTTTCAATCAGCTAGGGGGTTTGTGTACCCTTTGCTTCCTTGAGGAG GTCGATCACCTGATAAACCAGAATCATTTATTCAAGCGCAGCATTATTTTGATTAAGGCGTGGTGTTATTACGAGAGCCGTATACTGGGTGCTCATCACGGTCTTATTTCAACTTATGCCTTGGAGACCTTAGTTCTTTACATATTTCACATGTTCAACAATTCTTTTGCTGGGCCTCTTGAG GTTTTATATCGCTTCTTGGAGTTCTTCAGCAACTTTGACTGGGACAACTTTTGTGTTAGCTTGTGGGGACCTGTGCCAATTAATTCACTTCCTGATGTCACTG CGGAACCTCCTCGAAAAGATAGTGGAGAATTGCTCCTCAGCAAATTGTTTCTTGATGCCTGTAGCTCTGTATATGCTGTTTTCCCTGGTGGCCAGGAGAACCAAGGACAACCGTttgtttctaaatattttaATGTGATTGATCCTTTGCGAGAAAACAACAACCTTGGCCGCAGTGTGAGTAAAG GTAACTTCTATAGGATACGGAGTGCATTTGGATTTGGTGCCAAAAGACTGGCAAGATTACTGGACTGCCCCGAAGAAAATCTCGCTCATGAAGTAAATCAGTTCTTTATGAATACATGGGACAGGCATGGCAGCGGTCAAAGGCCGGATGCACCAGGGGCTGACTTGTTGTGCCTTAGATTGCCAACACCGGAAAGTGACCTACCTGACTCAGAGTATGATAGGGTCAACTCTAGTGGGAAAAAGGTGAATGGAAAATCTTCTGGTCAAGATGATTTAGCTCAATCCTCTAACACCGAGAGCCAAAAGAGCTATGGAAATTTGAGATCTGATCAAACGAAAAAGGAGGTCACTTCCTCTCAGGCTGTACGTTCTGATAAAAATCAGAGAAATTTGAGATCTGATCAAACAGCGAATGATATACAGGGCAAGTTTGTTTTTTCTAGAACACGGTCTAGTCCTGAGCTGACGGAAGGAAGGCGTGGCAATGTTCCGGAGACTGCAAAAATGCAACCTACTCCATTGAGGCAGGATAGTAGGAACTGGAGGAAGAATCAAGGATCTGAAAATTTAGCAAGCCAGAGTGGTCCATCTCTAAATAATGATACTTCATCTATCAGACATTTTCCATCTCATCAAAGTCTTGATGACTCCAACAGTAGATCAAATAGCTTTAACCGAGATGCGGTTTTAGATGCTCCGAGTGAAGAGCTTTCATTCACTGGTGGTACACAGGATGAGCAAGATCTTGTGAACCTGATGGCGGCCTCTACTTCACTCCATGATTTTAATAATGGTCAAGTTCATTTGCCATTTAATTGGGCTTCAGCCCAACTGCCTTTCCCTATCTCGCCTTCCGTTCTGGCTTCTATGGGATATAATCAACGAAATATTCCATTTCCTGTGATTGATCCTGCATTTTCCAATATGCAATTTTCTCATGGTATGATTCCGCCCCACTTAAATCATTACTTCCCAGGCCTTGGCTTGAGTCCAACTTCTGAAGATACAATTGACTGGAACAATGAAAATTTTAGTTCTATGGATATGAACTCAAAAGATTTCTGGCACGAGTCAGATGCAGGTTCTAACGTTGAATTTGACCCAGAAAACAGAAATTATGAAACTGATCATAAGACGCATGCAGTCCAGTCAGGTTTTAGTTTCGTTCCTTCCTCCAGTGCTAGAGCTCAGCAGAAGCATACAAAGGAAAAACGTGGGCCAATCAAGGAAGAACATACTGATGATattcatgatgtttatgctGAAGAAAGATTGGCAAGTTCAAGGTTGTCGACCACTGCTCACAGTAGTTCTGTGAGAAGCAAAACCTCTTCGGAGAGTTCTTGGGATGGTTCTTCTTCTAAAAGTGCAAAGTCAACAAGGGGAAGACGGGGAAATAAAACAGAGCCAACTACTAgttatggaaaaggtaagatgaTGTCTGACCATATGGGGACTGAGGAGGATGATCAGGATTGGAACGAAATGACTGAGGGAAACCAAGTACCTCAATCTATTATTTCCATGCACATTGCAAGGCATGAATACGAAGGTGCTCAGACAAGTGGATCTTCCGACCCAATAATACCCATTGCACCAATGCTCATAGGGCCTGGTTCTCGGCAAAGAATGGCGGCAGATAATTCTGGGGTTATTGCATTTTATCCCACTGGACCACCAGTTCCCTTTCTTACAATGCTTCCAGTATATAATAGTCCACCTGAGTCTGGAACTCCTGATGCATCAACCAGCcactttggaagagaagaatgctTTGATAATCCGTCTGAGGGACCTGATCACACTGAAAATCTAAATGCTATTAGAGGGGCTACTTCTATAGAAGCACATAAGTCTGATATACTTCACAGTGACTTTGCTAGTCATTGGCAAAATTTACAATACGGACGGTTTTGCCAAAATCCAAGGCATCCTGGGCCACTTGTTTATCCTTCTCCTGTTATGGTACCACCTGTATACTTACGGGGTCATTTCCCGTGGGATGGTCCAGGAAGACCGTCGTCAGCCAACATGAACCTTTTTACTCAGCTGATGAGCTATGGTGGTCCTCGTGTCTTACCGATTTCACCGCTACAGTCTGTTTCAAATAGACCTCCCAATATGTTTCAACATTATGTGGAGGATATACCCAGATATCGTAGCGGGACAGGAACATATTTGCCAAATCCA AAGGCTTCAGTGAGGGATCGGCACGCTCCTGGTACAAGAAGGGGGAATTACAACCATGACAGAAACGATAACTATGGTGACAGAGAGGGAAATTGGAAATCCCGTGGTGGTGGGCGCAACTACAGCCGCAGCCAATCTGAGAAATTTAACTCAAGATTGGATCGTCCGGTCTCCAGTGAGAGCAGAGCTGACAGGTCATGGAGACACGACTCCTTCCCTTCATATCAGTCCCAAAATGGTCCATTGCATGCAAACTCCTCAAGTCCAAGTGGGGTCCCTCCCAATATGGTGTATGGCATGTATCCTGTGAACCCAAATGCAGCGTCTTCCAATGGACATCCAGTTGTAATGTTTGATCCATTTGACCAAAATGGAGAACAGCTTGAGTTCGGGTCTATGGGTCAAGTAGGTGTAAATGAACAAGCCCAGACAGGTGATGGAAGTCGACTAAAGGGAGCATTTGAGGAACAGAGATTTCAACGGTCTTCTCCTGATCGACCGTCTTCACCGCATTATCAAAG CAGAAAGAAGACGGAGAAGTGGTGA
- the LOC132053510 gene encoding uncharacterized protein LOC132053510 isoform X2 yields the protein MGENEGSGLLPNGLLPDAEPVIRVLELERWSRAEERTNELIGCIQPNGPSEERRNAVADYVQRLIMKCFPCQVFTFGSVPLKTYLPDGDIDLTAFSNNQTLKDTWAYQVRDMLEEEEKNENAEFRVKEVQYIQAEVKLIKCLVENIVVDISFNQLGGLCTLCFLEEVDHLINQNHLFKRSIILIKAWCYYESRILGAHHGLISTYALETLVLYIFHMFNNSFAGPLEVLYRFLEFFSNFDWDNFCVSLWGPVPINSLPDVTAEPPRKDSGELLLSKLFLDACSSVYAVFPGGQENQGQPFVSKYFNVIDPLRENNNLGRSVSKGNFYRIRSAFGFGAKRLARLLDCPEENLAHEVNQFFMNTWDRHGSGQRPDAPGADLLCLRLPTPESDLPDSEYDRVNSSGKKVNGKSSGQDDLAQSSNTESQKSYGNLRSDQTKKEVTSSQAVRSDKNQRNLRSDQTANDIQGKFVFSRTRSSPELTEGRRGNVPETAKMQPTPLRQDSRNWRKNQGSENLASQSGPSLNNDTSSIRHFPSHQSLDDSNSRSNSFNRDAVLDAPSEELSFTGGTQDEQDLVNLMAASTSLHDFNNGQVHLPFNWASAQLPFPISPSVLASMGYNQRNIPFPVIDPAFSNMQFSHGMIPPHLNHYFPGLGLSPTSEDTIDWNNENFSSMDMNSKDFWHESDAGSNVEFDPENRNYETDHKTHAVQSGFSFVPSSSARAQQKHTKEKRGPIKEEHTDDIHDVYAEERLASSRLSTTAHSSSVRSKTSSESSWDGSSSKSAKSTRGRRGNKTEPTTSYGKGKMMSDHMGTEEDDQDWNEMTEGNQVPQSIISMHIARHEYEGAQTSGSSDPIIPIAPMLIGPGSRQRMAADNSGVIAFYPTGPPVPFLTMLPVYNSPPESGTPDASTSHFGREECFDNPSEGPDHTENLNAIRGATSIEAHKSDILHSDFASHWQNLQYGRFCQNPRHPGPLVYPSPVMVPPVYLRGHFPWDGPGRPSSANMNLFTQLMSYGGPRVLPISPLQSVSNRPPNMFQHYVEDIPRYRSGTGTYLPNPKASVRDRHAPGTRRGNYNHDRNDNYGDREGNWKSRGGGRNYSRSQSEKFNSRLDRPVSSESRADRSWRHDSFPSYQSQNGPLHANSSSPSGVPPNMVYGMYPVNPNAASSNGHPVVMFDPFDQNGEQLEFGSMGQVGVNEQAQTGDGSRLKGAFEEQRFQRSSPDRPSSPHYQRKKTEKW from the exons ATGGGAGAAAATGAGGGAAGTGGGCTATTGCCGAACGGGCTATTGCCCGATGCAGAACCGGTGATCCGAGTTCTTGAATTGGAAAGATGGTCAAGGGCTGAGGAAAGGACTAATGAGTTAATTGGTTGTATTCAGCCTAATGGACCATCCGAGGAGCGGAGAAATGCCGTTGCTGATTACGTTCAACGCCTCATCATGAAATGCTTCCCTTGTCAG GTTTTCACTTTTGGTTCAGTACCCTTGAAGACTTATCTTCCTGACGGGGACATTGATTTAACTGCCTTCAGTAATAACCAAACTTTGAAAGATACATGGGCATATCAGGTTCGGGATATGTTAGAGGAagaggagaaaaatgaaaacgCTGAATTTCGTGTCAAGGAGGTTCAGTACATTCAAGCTGAA GTGAAGTTAATAAAATGTTTAGTTGAAAATATCGTGGTTGACATATCTTTCAATCAGCTAGGGGGTTTGTGTACCCTTTGCTTCCTTGAGGAG GTCGATCACCTGATAAACCAGAATCATTTATTCAAGCGCAGCATTATTTTGATTAAGGCGTGGTGTTATTACGAGAGCCGTATACTGGGTGCTCATCACGGTCTTATTTCAACTTATGCCTTGGAGACCTTAGTTCTTTACATATTTCACATGTTCAACAATTCTTTTGCTGGGCCTCTTGAG GTTTTATATCGCTTCTTGGAGTTCTTCAGCAACTTTGACTGGGACAACTTTTGTGTTAGCTTGTGGGGACCTGTGCCAATTAATTCACTTCCTGATGTCACTG CGGAACCTCCTCGAAAAGATAGTGGAGAATTGCTCCTCAGCAAATTGTTTCTTGATGCCTGTAGCTCTGTATATGCTGTTTTCCCTGGTGGCCAGGAGAACCAAGGACAACCGTttgtttctaaatattttaATGTGATTGATCCTTTGCGAGAAAACAACAACCTTGGCCGCAGTGTGAGTAAAG GTAACTTCTATAGGATACGGAGTGCATTTGGATTTGGTGCCAAAAGACTGGCAAGATTACTGGACTGCCCCGAAGAAAATCTCGCTCATGAAGTAAATCAGTTCTTTATGAATACATGGGACAGGCATGGCAGCGGTCAAAGGCCGGATGCACCAGGGGCTGACTTGTTGTGCCTTAGATTGCCAACACCGGAAAGTGACCTACCTGACTCAGAGTATGATAGGGTCAACTCTAGTGGGAAAAAGGTGAATGGAAAATCTTCTGGTCAAGATGATTTAGCTCAATCCTCTAACACCGAGAGCCAAAAGAGCTATGGAAATTTGAGATCTGATCAAACGAAAAAGGAGGTCACTTCCTCTCAGGCTGTACGTTCTGATAAAAATCAGAGAAATTTGAGATCTGATCAAACAGCGAATGATATACAGGGCAAGTTTGTTTTTTCTAGAACACGGTCTAGTCCTGAGCTGACGGAAGGAAGGCGTGGCAATGTTCCGGAGACTGCAAAAATGCAACCTACTCCATTGAGGCAGGATAGTAGGAACTGGAGGAAGAATCAAGGATCTGAAAATTTAGCAAGCCAGAGTGGTCCATCTCTAAATAATGATACTTCATCTATCAGACATTTTCCATCTCATCAAAGTCTTGATGACTCCAACAGTAGATCAAATAGCTTTAACCGAGATGCGGTTTTAGATGCTCCGAGTGAAGAGCTTTCATTCACTGGTGGTACACAGGATGAGCAAGATCTTGTGAACCTGATGGCGGCCTCTACTTCACTCCATGATTTTAATAATGGTCAAGTTCATTTGCCATTTAATTGGGCTTCAGCCCAACTGCCTTTCCCTATCTCGCCTTCCGTTCTGGCTTCTATGGGATATAATCAACGAAATATTCCATTTCCTGTGATTGATCCTGCATTTTCCAATATGCAATTTTCTCATGGTATGATTCCGCCCCACTTAAATCATTACTTCCCAGGCCTTGGCTTGAGTCCAACTTCTGAAGATACAATTGACTGGAACAATGAAAATTTTAGTTCTATGGATATGAACTCAAAAGATTTCTGGCACGAGTCAGATGCAGGTTCTAACGTTGAATTTGACCCAGAAAACAGAAATTATGAAACTGATCATAAGACGCATGCAGTCCAGTCAGGTTTTAGTTTCGTTCCTTCCTCCAGTGCTAGAGCTCAGCAGAAGCATACAAAGGAAAAACGTGGGCCAATCAAGGAAGAACATACTGATGATattcatgatgtttatgctGAAGAAAGATTGGCAAGTTCAAGGTTGTCGACCACTGCTCACAGTAGTTCTGTGAGAAGCAAAACCTCTTCGGAGAGTTCTTGGGATGGTTCTTCTTCTAAAAGTGCAAAGTCAACAAGGGGAAGACGGGGAAATAAAACAGAGCCAACTACTAgttatggaaaaggtaagatgaTGTCTGACCATATGGGGACTGAGGAGGATGATCAGGATTGGAACGAAATGACTGAGGGAAACCAAGTACCTCAATCTATTATTTCCATGCACATTGCAAGGCATGAATACGAAGGTGCTCAGACAAGTGGATCTTCCGACCCAATAATACCCATTGCACCAATGCTCATAGGGCCTGGTTCTCGGCAAAGAATGGCGGCAGATAATTCTGGGGTTATTGCATTTTATCCCACTGGACCACCAGTTCCCTTTCTTACAATGCTTCCAGTATATAATAGTCCACCTGAGTCTGGAACTCCTGATGCATCAACCAGCcactttggaagagaagaatgctTTGATAATCCGTCTGAGGGACCTGATCACACTGAAAATCTAAATGCTATTAGAGGGGCTACTTCTATAGAAGCACATAAGTCTGATATACTTCACAGTGACTTTGCTAGTCATTGGCAAAATTTACAATACGGACGGTTTTGCCAAAATCCAAGGCATCCTGGGCCACTTGTTTATCCTTCTCCTGTTATGGTACCACCTGTATACTTACGGGGTCATTTCCCGTGGGATGGTCCAGGAAGACCGTCGTCAGCCAACATGAACCTTTTTACTCAGCTGATGAGCTATGGTGGTCCTCGTGTCTTACCGATTTCACCGCTACAGTCTGTTTCAAATAGACCTCCCAATATGTTTCAACATTATGTGGAGGATATACCCAGATATCGTAGCGGGACAGGAACATATTTGCCAAATCCA AAGGCTTCAGTGAGGGATCGGCACGCTCCTGGTACAAGAAGGGGGAATTACAACCATGACAGAAACGATAACTATGGTGACAGAGAGGGAAATTGGAAATCCCGTGGTGGTGGGCGCAACTACAGCCGCAGCCAATCTGAGAAATTTAACTCAAGATTGGATCGTCCGGTCTCCAGTGAGAGCAGAGCTGACAGGTCATGGAGACACGACTCCTTCCCTTCATATCAGTCCCAAAATGGTCCATTGCATGCAAACTCCTCAAGTCCAAGTGGGGTCCCTCCCAATATGGTGTATGGCATGTATCCTGTGAACCCAAATGCAGCGTCTTCCAATGGACATCCAGTTGTAATGTTTGATCCATTTGACCAAAATGGAGAACAGCTTGAGTTCGGGTCTATGGGTCAAGTAGGTGTAAATGAACAAGCCCAGACAGGTGATGGAAGTCGACTAAAGGGAGCATTTGAGGAACAGAGATTTCAACGGTCTTCTCCTGATCGACCGTCTTCACCGCATTATCAAAG AAAGAAGACGGAGAAGTGGTGA
- the LOC132053510 gene encoding uncharacterized protein LOC132053510 isoform X3, which translates to MGENEGSGLLPNGLLPDAEPVIRVLELERWSRAEERTNELIGCIQPNGPSEERRNAVADYVQRLIMKCFPCQVFTFGSVPLKTYLPDGDIDLTAFSNNQTLKDTWAYQVRDMLEEEEKNENAEFRVKEVQYIQAEVKLIKCLVENIVVDISFNQLGGLCTLCFLEEVDHLINQNHLFKRSIILIKAWCYYESRILGAHHGLISTYALETLVLYIFHMFNNSFAGPLEVLYRFLEFFSNFDWDNFCVSLWGPVPINSLPDVTAEPPRKDSGELLLSKLFLDACSSVYAVFPGGQENQGQPFVSKYFNVIDPLRENNNLGRSVSKGNFYRIRSAFGFGAKRLARLLDCPEENLAHEVNQFFMNTWDRHGSGQRPDAPGADLLCLRLPTPESDLPDSEYDRVNSSGKKVNGKSSGQDDLAQSSNTESQKSYGNLRSDQTKKEVTSSQAVRSDKNQRNLRSDQTANDIQGKFVFSRTRSSPELTEGRRGNVPETAKMQPTPLRQDSRNWRKNQGSENLASQSGPSLNNDTSSIRHFPSHQSLDDSNSRSNSFNRDAVLDAPSEELSFTGGTQDEQDLVNLMAASTSLHDFNNGQVHLPFNWASAQLPFPISPSVLASMGYNQRNIPFPVIDPAFSNMQFSHGMIPPHLNHYFPGLGLSPTSEDTIDWNNENFSSMDMNSKDFWHESDAGSNVEFDPENRNYETDHKTHAVQSGFSFVPSSSARAQQKHTKEKRGPIKEEHTDDIHDVYAEERLASSRLSTTAHSSSVRSKTSSESSWDGSSSKSAKSTRGRRGNKTEPTTSYGKGKMMSDHMGTEEDDQDWNEMTEGNQVPQSIISMHIARHEYEGAQTSGSSDPIIPIAPMLIGPGSRQRMAADNSGVIAFYPTGPPVPFLTMLPVYNSPPESGTPDASTSHFGREECFDNPSEGPDHTENLNAIRGATSIEAHKSDILHSDFASHWQNLQYGRFCQNPRHPGPLVYPSPVMVPPVYLRGHFPWDGPGRPSSANMNLFTQLMSYGGPRVLPISPLQSVSNRPPNMFQHYVEDIPRYRSGTGTYLPNPKASVRDRHAPGTRRGNYNHDRNDNYGDREGNWKSRGGGRNYSRSQSEKFNSRLDRPVSSESRADRSWRHDSFPSYQSQNGPLHANSSSPSGVPPNMVYGMYPVNPNAASSNGHPVVMFDPFDQNGEQLEFGSMGQVGVNEQAQTGDGSRLKGAFEEQRFQRSSPDRPSSPHYQRRI; encoded by the exons ATGGGAGAAAATGAGGGAAGTGGGCTATTGCCGAACGGGCTATTGCCCGATGCAGAACCGGTGATCCGAGTTCTTGAATTGGAAAGATGGTCAAGGGCTGAGGAAAGGACTAATGAGTTAATTGGTTGTATTCAGCCTAATGGACCATCCGAGGAGCGGAGAAATGCCGTTGCTGATTACGTTCAACGCCTCATCATGAAATGCTTCCCTTGTCAG GTTTTCACTTTTGGTTCAGTACCCTTGAAGACTTATCTTCCTGACGGGGACATTGATTTAACTGCCTTCAGTAATAACCAAACTTTGAAAGATACATGGGCATATCAGGTTCGGGATATGTTAGAGGAagaggagaaaaatgaaaacgCTGAATTTCGTGTCAAGGAGGTTCAGTACATTCAAGCTGAA GTGAAGTTAATAAAATGTTTAGTTGAAAATATCGTGGTTGACATATCTTTCAATCAGCTAGGGGGTTTGTGTACCCTTTGCTTCCTTGAGGAG GTCGATCACCTGATAAACCAGAATCATTTATTCAAGCGCAGCATTATTTTGATTAAGGCGTGGTGTTATTACGAGAGCCGTATACTGGGTGCTCATCACGGTCTTATTTCAACTTATGCCTTGGAGACCTTAGTTCTTTACATATTTCACATGTTCAACAATTCTTTTGCTGGGCCTCTTGAG GTTTTATATCGCTTCTTGGAGTTCTTCAGCAACTTTGACTGGGACAACTTTTGTGTTAGCTTGTGGGGACCTGTGCCAATTAATTCACTTCCTGATGTCACTG CGGAACCTCCTCGAAAAGATAGTGGAGAATTGCTCCTCAGCAAATTGTTTCTTGATGCCTGTAGCTCTGTATATGCTGTTTTCCCTGGTGGCCAGGAGAACCAAGGACAACCGTttgtttctaaatattttaATGTGATTGATCCTTTGCGAGAAAACAACAACCTTGGCCGCAGTGTGAGTAAAG GTAACTTCTATAGGATACGGAGTGCATTTGGATTTGGTGCCAAAAGACTGGCAAGATTACTGGACTGCCCCGAAGAAAATCTCGCTCATGAAGTAAATCAGTTCTTTATGAATACATGGGACAGGCATGGCAGCGGTCAAAGGCCGGATGCACCAGGGGCTGACTTGTTGTGCCTTAGATTGCCAACACCGGAAAGTGACCTACCTGACTCAGAGTATGATAGGGTCAACTCTAGTGGGAAAAAGGTGAATGGAAAATCTTCTGGTCAAGATGATTTAGCTCAATCCTCTAACACCGAGAGCCAAAAGAGCTATGGAAATTTGAGATCTGATCAAACGAAAAAGGAGGTCACTTCCTCTCAGGCTGTACGTTCTGATAAAAATCAGAGAAATTTGAGATCTGATCAAACAGCGAATGATATACAGGGCAAGTTTGTTTTTTCTAGAACACGGTCTAGTCCTGAGCTGACGGAAGGAAGGCGTGGCAATGTTCCGGAGACTGCAAAAATGCAACCTACTCCATTGAGGCAGGATAGTAGGAACTGGAGGAAGAATCAAGGATCTGAAAATTTAGCAAGCCAGAGTGGTCCATCTCTAAATAATGATACTTCATCTATCAGACATTTTCCATCTCATCAAAGTCTTGATGACTCCAACAGTAGATCAAATAGCTTTAACCGAGATGCGGTTTTAGATGCTCCGAGTGAAGAGCTTTCATTCACTGGTGGTACACAGGATGAGCAAGATCTTGTGAACCTGATGGCGGCCTCTACTTCACTCCATGATTTTAATAATGGTCAAGTTCATTTGCCATTTAATTGGGCTTCAGCCCAACTGCCTTTCCCTATCTCGCCTTCCGTTCTGGCTTCTATGGGATATAATCAACGAAATATTCCATTTCCTGTGATTGATCCTGCATTTTCCAATATGCAATTTTCTCATGGTATGATTCCGCCCCACTTAAATCATTACTTCCCAGGCCTTGGCTTGAGTCCAACTTCTGAAGATACAATTGACTGGAACAATGAAAATTTTAGTTCTATGGATATGAACTCAAAAGATTTCTGGCACGAGTCAGATGCAGGTTCTAACGTTGAATTTGACCCAGAAAACAGAAATTATGAAACTGATCATAAGACGCATGCAGTCCAGTCAGGTTTTAGTTTCGTTCCTTCCTCCAGTGCTAGAGCTCAGCAGAAGCATACAAAGGAAAAACGTGGGCCAATCAAGGAAGAACATACTGATGATattcatgatgtttatgctGAAGAAAGATTGGCAAGTTCAAGGTTGTCGACCACTGCTCACAGTAGTTCTGTGAGAAGCAAAACCTCTTCGGAGAGTTCTTGGGATGGTTCTTCTTCTAAAAGTGCAAAGTCAACAAGGGGAAGACGGGGAAATAAAACAGAGCCAACTACTAgttatggaaaaggtaagatgaTGTCTGACCATATGGGGACTGAGGAGGATGATCAGGATTGGAACGAAATGACTGAGGGAAACCAAGTACCTCAATCTATTATTTCCATGCACATTGCAAGGCATGAATACGAAGGTGCTCAGACAAGTGGATCTTCCGACCCAATAATACCCATTGCACCAATGCTCATAGGGCCTGGTTCTCGGCAAAGAATGGCGGCAGATAATTCTGGGGTTATTGCATTTTATCCCACTGGACCACCAGTTCCCTTTCTTACAATGCTTCCAGTATATAATAGTCCACCTGAGTCTGGAACTCCTGATGCATCAACCAGCcactttggaagagaagaatgctTTGATAATCCGTCTGAGGGACCTGATCACACTGAAAATCTAAATGCTATTAGAGGGGCTACTTCTATAGAAGCACATAAGTCTGATATACTTCACAGTGACTTTGCTAGTCATTGGCAAAATTTACAATACGGACGGTTTTGCCAAAATCCAAGGCATCCTGGGCCACTTGTTTATCCTTCTCCTGTTATGGTACCACCTGTATACTTACGGGGTCATTTCCCGTGGGATGGTCCAGGAAGACCGTCGTCAGCCAACATGAACCTTTTTACTCAGCTGATGAGCTATGGTGGTCCTCGTGTCTTACCGATTTCACCGCTACAGTCTGTTTCAAATAGACCTCCCAATATGTTTCAACATTATGTGGAGGATATACCCAGATATCGTAGCGGGACAGGAACATATTTGCCAAATCCA AAGGCTTCAGTGAGGGATCGGCACGCTCCTGGTACAAGAAGGGGGAATTACAACCATGACAGAAACGATAACTATGGTGACAGAGAGGGAAATTGGAAATCCCGTGGTGGTGGGCGCAACTACAGCCGCAGCCAATCTGAGAAATTTAACTCAAGATTGGATCGTCCGGTCTCCAGTGAGAGCAGAGCTGACAGGTCATGGAGACACGACTCCTTCCCTTCATATCAGTCCCAAAATGGTCCATTGCATGCAAACTCCTCAAGTCCAAGTGGGGTCCCTCCCAATATGGTGTATGGCATGTATCCTGTGAACCCAAATGCAGCGTCTTCCAATGGACATCCAGTTGTAATGTTTGATCCATTTGACCAAAATGGAGAACAGCTTGAGTTCGGGTCTATGGGTCAAGTAGGTGTAAATGAACAAGCCCAGACAGGTGATGGAAGTCGACTAAAGGGAGCATTTGAGGAACAGAGATTTCAACGGTCTTCTCCTGATCGACCGTCTTCACCGCATTATCAAAG GAGGATTTAA